The Mucilaginibacter mallensis genome has a segment encoding these proteins:
- a CDS encoding IS110 family RNA-guided transposase, whose protein sequence is MQTPQLFIGIDVHKKSWSVSIRTDLFEHKTFNMPSEPDKLITYVNQHFKDYPVECCYEASCCGFIPYRKLAQAGWKVKVLNPSDIPQSAKNKDQKNDKMDCRNLAKQLQSGHLTGIHVPDEQREQLRSLFRQKNNLTKVMRKLKSQIKAELLYYGIKFPSQFENANWTKEMTTWIQDLEWKYITGHTSLQSKLRHLAFVRQEWLTINKDLRQYVTACFNDDYQLLMTIPGVGPVIAIGILSELGDIRRFSKFDQLSSYVGLIPSVYSTGETVQIRGLTYRTKSLVRSYLIESAWVSVRRDPTMQAYYRTHTGKQPNKIIIKVAHKLLRRMWHVIKTEDGYKTCLNDSAAEPG, encoded by the coding sequence ATGCAAACACCACAGTTATTCATCGGTATAGACGTTCATAAGAAGAGCTGGTCAGTAAGTATCAGGACTGACCTGTTCGAGCATAAAACGTTCAACATGCCTTCAGAACCTGATAAACTTATTACCTATGTTAATCAGCATTTCAAAGATTATCCTGTTGAATGTTGTTACGAAGCGTCTTGTTGTGGTTTTATTCCTTACCGGAAGTTAGCACAGGCTGGATGGAAAGTCAAAGTTCTCAATCCATCTGATATACCACAAAGTGCAAAGAATAAGGATCAAAAGAATGATAAGATGGATTGTCGAAACTTGGCCAAACAACTACAATCAGGGCACCTTACTGGAATACACGTGCCTGATGAGCAGAGAGAACAGCTGAGAAGTTTATTCCGACAAAAAAATAATCTGACTAAAGTTATGCGGAAACTTAAGAGTCAAATCAAGGCTGAACTACTATACTACGGCATTAAATTCCCATCACAATTTGAGAATGCCAACTGGACCAAGGAAATGACAACGTGGATACAGGATCTTGAGTGGAAATATATTACAGGTCATACCAGCTTACAAAGTAAGTTAAGGCACTTGGCATTTGTCCGTCAGGAATGGCTTACTATAAACAAAGATCTGCGGCAGTATGTTACAGCGTGTTTCAACGATGACTATCAATTATTAATGACCATTCCTGGTGTGGGACCTGTTATCGCCATTGGTATATTATCAGAGTTAGGGGATATTAGAAGATTTAGCAAGTTCGATCAATTGTCAAGTTACGTAGGCCTGATCCCCAGCGTCTACAGTACCGGAGAAACCGTACAGATCAGAGGATTAACTTATCGTACTAAAAGCCTGGTGCGAAGTTATCTAATAGAAAGCGCTTGGGTATCTGTTAGACGAGACCCTACGATGCAGGCATATTACAGAACCCATACTGGAAAACAACCGAACAAGATAATTATTAAAGTAGCACATAAACTTTTGCGTAGGATGTGGCATGTGATCAAAACAGAAGACGGTTATAAAACATGCCTTAACGATAGCGCTGCTGAGCCTGGTTAG
- the acpP gene encoding acyl carrier protein, with protein sequence MDDINVKIYQFIKDRLGIDESAITNSASFYDDLNVDSLDFCELIVDIEKEFDMTIPDDMYEKFTTVGSLINYVFKQTNLKTSKEPEMSTDLEERIAS encoded by the coding sequence ATGGATGATATAAATGTAAAAATATACCAATTTATCAAGGATAGATTAGGTATAGACGAATCTGCTATAACAAACAGTGCTTCATTTTATGATGATCTTAATGTGGATTCCTTAGATTTTTGTGAACTTATTGTTGATATTGAAAAGGAATTTGACATGACTATCCCGGATGATATGTATGAAAAGTTTACAACGGTAGGTTCATTGATTAATTACGTATTTAAGCAAACAAACTTAAAAACATCAAAAGAGCCCGAAATGAGTACCGATTTAGAAGAACGGATAGCTTCTTAG
- a CDS encoding RNA polymerase sigma factor encodes MGLDDFSIYKLDLLIQQDDCSAFDEIHERYKGVLYIHAFHRLRDQEETKYLILQLFATLWDNHQTLELKFHLSGYIFTTVFNWVFKFITQTALPDLKTLKRKSHEKKIY; translated from the coding sequence TTGGGGTTAGACGATTTTTCTATTTATAAATTAGATCTACTTATACAACAGGATGACTGTAGTGCTTTCGATGAAATTCACGAACGTTACAAAGGGGTGCTTTATATTCATGCTTTTCATCGTCTTCGCGACCAGGAAGAAACTAAGTACCTCATACTGCAACTATTTGCAACGCTTTGGGACAACCACCAAACACTGGAACTGAAATTTCATTTATCGGGCTATATTTTTACTACGGTGTTCAACTGGGTGTTCAAATTTATCACCCAAACCGCTCTACCTGATTTAAAGACATTAAAACGTAAAAGTCATGAAAAAAAAATTTACTAA
- a CDS encoding BT_3987 domain-containing protein, whose amino-acid sequence MKKKFTKTRLIAIASLCCIAMFSCKKDRNNTKEPLIYINNTDTAHKEFSMQLIFVGAQVFGSTGVKMAASLTGPAPADIQARFVLDTNMVSTYNTKNKTTYVAIPASAFTLANGGLFTIKKGATVSDSISLTLVNPKQLTNPKGYLIPLTIKSTNGQDNMISSTSNTFFAKVTSTTATLQLKTDSAATAGVTDQSLNITPSGNVLPNTAVTFAAYTNVSLPANVTLNIEANDGLVAAYNKQNNTSFSSMPSNSYSIVNGGAATINAGTAKSNNFEVDLNAAMFSTDSTKTYLLPLAIKGGDNSAGNLMYIRITPVVTNVKPGNLIPVGTNVDRSSWEPYATSTGSHSVLTNFEAYNVRDGDYTTYWVDDPYGAGLPQSITIPMGETDILKGLTYATGSYFGQYDFAPRQITILTSTDGITWKKQGVYSGPDSPETIVNGISFYTPVTARYLRLICTSTYALTDSWVGFSEINGVK is encoded by the coding sequence ATGAAAAAAAAATTTACTAAAACAAGGCTTATTGCTATTGCGTCATTATGCTGCATCGCAATGTTCTCCTGTAAAAAGGACAGGAACAACACTAAAGAGCCTTTGATATACATCAATAATACCGATACTGCTCATAAAGAATTCAGTATGCAGTTAATTTTTGTAGGGGCACAGGTTTTCGGGAGCACCGGTGTTAAAATGGCAGCTTCACTAACCGGGCCGGCGCCCGCTGACATACAAGCCAGATTTGTACTGGACACCAATATGGTTTCAACATACAATACAAAAAACAAGACCACATATGTTGCCATACCCGCATCAGCCTTTACATTAGCTAACGGTGGCCTGTTTACTATAAAAAAAGGCGCTACAGTATCCGACTCCATATCGCTAACCTTAGTAAACCCTAAACAGCTCACAAATCCCAAGGGGTATCTCATCCCTTTAACCATAAAATCCACCAACGGCCAGGATAACATGATAAGCAGTACCTCCAATACCTTTTTTGCAAAGGTAACAAGTACTACTGCTACCCTCCAGCTAAAAACCGACAGCGCGGCAACAGCGGGGGTAACTGATCAAAGCCTTAATATTACACCATCTGGTAACGTACTTCCCAATACGGCTGTAACATTCGCAGCCTATACAAATGTTAGTTTGCCGGCCAATGTAACACTTAATATTGAGGCAAACGATGGGCTTGTAGCAGCTTATAACAAACAAAACAACACATCATTTAGTAGCATGCCCTCAAATTCCTACAGCATAGTAAACGGGGGCGCTGCTACCATAAACGCAGGTACCGCTAAATCCAATAATTTTGAAGTAGACTTGAATGCGGCTATGTTCTCTACCGATTCTACAAAAACATACCTATTGCCATTAGCCATAAAAGGAGGGGATAATAGCGCAGGTAATTTAATGTATATAAGAATTACCCCCGTTGTTACAAATGTAAAACCGGGTAACTTAATACCCGTGGGTACAAACGTTGACAGGTCAAGCTGGGAACCATACGCAACCTCAACAGGCAGTCATTCTGTCCTTACCAATTTTGAGGCTTATAACGTGCGCGATGGCGATTATACAACCTATTGGGTCGACGATCCTTATGGAGCAGGACTTCCACAATCTATTACTATTCCAATGGGGGAAACCGATATCCTAAAGGGGCTAACTTATGCCACAGGCAGTTATTTTGGGCAATATGATTTTGCTCCCAGACAGATAACCATATTAACAAGTACCGATGGAATAACCTGGAAAAAACAGGGGGTTTACTCAGGGCCTGATTCTCCTGAAACAATAGTAAACGGCATATCATTTTACACACCGGTTACGGCAAGGTATTTAAGACTGATATGTACCAGCACATATGCCCTGACTGATTCGTGGGTTGGCTTTTCAGAAATAAATGGCGTGAAGTAG
- a CDS encoding dihydrofolate reductase family protein: MRKLKLQVQMTIDGFVAGPDGQLDWMWIPGERDESIYKRIIELADSCDTILLGRNMTREFIDHWENVVDNQPDSPEQPLAQRMVNMRKIVFSRTQTAISGRNLEVENGDLATAVQALKEEPGKDIIVYGGANFVSSLISQNLIDEYFIFRNPVAIGSGLSIFKEKKMLKLDSSTVYKNGKLLNKYLPV; this comes from the coding sequence ATGCGAAAACTAAAATTACAGGTACAAATGACCATTGATGGTTTTGTAGCCGGGCCGGATGGCCAGTTGGACTGGATGTGGATACCCGGCGAACGGGATGAATCCATTTACAAACGCATAATTGAACTGGCCGACAGCTGCGATACCATTTTGCTTGGACGCAATATGACCCGCGAATTCATTGATCACTGGGAAAATGTGGTCGACAACCAGCCTGACAGCCCGGAACAACCTTTGGCGCAACGAATGGTAAATATGCGCAAAATTGTTTTCAGCCGCACACAAACCGCCATCAGCGGCAGGAACTTAGAAGTGGAAAACGGAGACCTGGCTACTGCAGTACAGGCACTGAAAGAAGAACCGGGCAAGGATATTATTGTTTATGGCGGTGCCAACTTTGTAAGTTCGTTGATCAGCCAGAACCTTATTGATGAATATTTTATTTTCAGGAACCCGGTTGCAATCGGGAGCGGACTTTCAATTTTCAAAGAGAAAAAAATGCTAAAATTAGATAGTTCAACCGTTTACAAAAATGGAAAACTACTTAATAAATACTTACCTGTATAG
- a CDS encoding SDR family oxidoreductase has product MKKTVLITGASSGFGKEAAKLFHTNGWNVIATMRSPEKETELATLGNIFISKLDVTDNLSIQNAVAAGIEKFGKIDVLVNNAGYGALGALEAATEEQVKQQFDVNFFGLIAVTKAVLPGMRQQKSGTIINVSSVGGRITFPFSSLYHATKFAVEGLTESMQYELNPLGIHLKIVEPGGYKTEFAGRSMDLFGTEGLEDYKPSFDKFIAILDNWDMSENIGEVADAIYEAATDGTEKLRYPVGHDAVQLIEARQQMDDVDFKKMMTVQTGI; this is encoded by the coding sequence ATGAAAAAGACAGTATTAATCACAGGTGCTTCGTCAGGGTTTGGAAAAGAAGCCGCTAAACTATTTCATACCAATGGCTGGAACGTGATCGCCACCATGCGTTCGCCCGAAAAAGAAACAGAACTAGCTACACTTGGCAATATTTTTATCAGCAAACTGGATGTAACTGATAACCTAAGCATACAAAATGCGGTAGCAGCCGGCATCGAAAAATTTGGCAAAATTGATGTACTGGTAAACAACGCAGGCTACGGTGCGCTGGGTGCATTGGAAGCCGCTACCGAAGAACAGGTTAAACAGCAGTTCGACGTAAATTTCTTTGGGTTGATAGCAGTAACAAAAGCTGTATTGCCAGGTATGCGGCAACAAAAATCAGGCACCATCATCAATGTTTCTTCAGTAGGTGGAAGAATTACCTTCCCGTTCTCGTCGCTTTATCATGCAACTAAATTTGCGGTTGAAGGTTTGACAGAATCTATGCAATATGAATTAAATCCGCTGGGCATCCATTTAAAAATAGTTGAACCAGGCGGCTATAAAACCGAATTTGCCGGGCGTTCGATGGACCTTTTCGGAACCGAGGGTTTAGAAGATTATAAACCCTCATTTGATAAATTCATAGCCATATTAGATAATTGGGATATGTCTGAAAATATTGGTGAAGTGGCCGATGCTATTTATGAAGCCGCAACCGACGGTACTGAAAAATTGCGTTACCCCGTAGGGCATGATGCTGTTCAATTGATAGAAGCCAGGCAACAAATGGATGATGTGGATTTTAAAAAAATGATGACTGTCCAAACAGGCATCTAA
- a CDS encoding helix-turn-helix domain-containing protein codes for MPDKYIDLQSISDLHKLVKYSPPKHPLISVIDHADFYEKRPREDAFYRFGFYTISCKKFEGVLKYGKGYYDFNEGSLMFTAPGQVIAPGPDVIVDEGWALFIHPDLIHGTDLGKKIHQYSFFNYEANEALHISEEEKLTIKDCVAKIEREYSQNIDKHSQGLIVSNIELLLNYCNRFYDRQFYTRAKVNSDVVQQFEKLLKDYFSQDNLIETGLPNVKYFASRLNLSPNYLSDLLNKFTGKTTQEHIHLELIDKAKSLLWGTNNSISEIAYGLGFEHPSHFTKIFKSKTGKSPSEYRHLN; via the coding sequence ATGCCGGATAAATACATTGATCTTCAATCTATCAGCGACCTGCATAAGCTGGTAAAATACTCGCCGCCCAAGCATCCCCTGATAAGCGTGATAGACCATGCAGATTTTTATGAAAAGCGCCCCAGGGAGGATGCTTTTTACCGTTTTGGCTTTTATACCATTTCCTGCAAAAAATTTGAAGGCGTATTAAAATATGGTAAAGGATATTACGACTTTAATGAAGGTTCCCTGATGTTCACGGCACCCGGGCAGGTCATTGCCCCCGGGCCGGATGTTATTGTTGATGAAGGGTGGGCACTATTCATTCATCCTGATTTGATCCATGGTACCGATTTAGGTAAGAAGATACACCAGTATTCCTTTTTTAATTACGAAGCTAACGAGGCCCTCCACATTTCAGAAGAGGAGAAACTGACCATTAAGGATTGTGTGGCAAAGATTGAAAGAGAGTATTCACAAAATATAGATAAGCACTCGCAGGGCCTCATCGTCAGCAATATTGAACTTCTGCTGAATTATTGTAATCGTTTTTACGACAGGCAATTTTACACCAGGGCAAAAGTTAATTCAGACGTGGTACAACAATTTGAGAAATTGCTAAAAGATTACTTCTCGCAGGACAACCTGATCGAAACCGGGCTGCCAAATGTTAAATATTTTGCTTCCCGCCTCAACCTTTCACCCAATTATTTATCTGATCTGTTAAACAAATTTACGGGTAAAACCACTCAGGAACATATCCACCTGGAACTGATAGATAAAGCTAAATCATTGTTGTGGGGTACGAATAACTCTATCAGTGAGATTGCATACGGCCTTGGTTTTGAACACCCTTCGCACTTTACAAAGATCTTCAAATCAAAAACAGGAAAATCGCCGAGCGAATACCGGCACCTGAATTAG
- a CDS encoding AraC family transcriptional regulator, whose translation MLHHEFAPPEELQDTIKCFWYNKRDADEQQSSFEVQPDGYAEIIFHFGSLRSISSNGSLQPLPSPFMMGLLNQPVIFHTENRLEIIGIRCFPWTVFDLLGLPSGKGGVRIFEHPIAQLQPALNKLIEAGRIDEALAQVKQYFLDARSGIATSNMLFKAGFAMREAKGTLPVSQVAAAAHATVRTLERNFKQSSGYSIKDVSGLIRFEQVRNRLWHYPDSNIASLAHELGYTDQSHLSKEFKRYSGTTPAAFARKAKKRKQAVSNDFVAFIQA comes from the coding sequence ATGCTGCACCATGAATTCGCCCCTCCTGAAGAGCTACAGGATACCATAAAGTGCTTTTGGTACAACAAAAGAGACGCTGATGAACAACAATCGAGTTTTGAGGTACAACCTGATGGCTACGCTGAAATTATTTTTCATTTCGGAAGCCTCCGTAGTATTTCATCCAATGGAAGCCTGCAGCCATTACCATCACCGTTTATGATGGGGCTGCTCAATCAGCCTGTTATTTTTCACACCGAAAATCGTTTGGAGATCATTGGTATCAGGTGCTTTCCATGGACCGTGTTCGATTTGCTCGGACTGCCGTCAGGTAAAGGCGGAGTGCGCATATTTGAGCATCCTATCGCCCAGCTTCAGCCTGCATTGAATAAATTAATTGAAGCCGGCAGGATAGATGAAGCGCTTGCTCAGGTAAAACAGTATTTTCTGGATGCACGGTCTGGAATTGCTACCAGCAATATGCTATTTAAAGCAGGGTTTGCTATGAGGGAAGCAAAGGGCACCTTGCCGGTAAGCCAGGTAGCGGCGGCGGCCCATGCCACGGTTCGTACACTGGAAAGAAACTTCAAGCAATCTTCCGGCTATTCTATTAAAGATGTGTCGGGCCTGATACGCTTTGAGCAGGTACGAAACCGCTTATGGCATTATCCCGATTCCAACATTGCCAGCTTAGCTCATGAACTAGGCTATACGGATCAATCCCACCTAAGTAAGGAATTCAAGCGCTACAGCGGCACTACTCCGGCGGCATTCGCGCGAAAGGCAAAGAAAAGAAAACAGGCTGTAAGCAACGATTTTGTCGCATTTATACAAGCCTGA
- a CDS encoding FAD-dependent monooxygenase: protein MNDALKNNKSTQNNTIYDVIISGAGPVGLFLACELALAKCSVLILEKTEDPHSPLKQMPFGIRGLSAPTIEALYRRNLLNELEIHKHLKNPHQNAKQGAQRQVGHFAGIPFLEGDIDTSQWKYRLPGSTETSLISEMQELETVLARRAETLGVEIRRGLAITGFHQTADGITVQSGDQSFQGEWLVGCDGARSIVRKAGGFEFAGTEPEFTGYSTKVDIADPEKLSPGRVVTPSGMYMQSQPGYVVIQDFDGGAFHCSEKPITLEHVQEVLRRVSNTDVTISALHIATTWTDRARQATTYRNGRVLLAGDAAHIHAPLGGQGLNLGLGDAMNLGWKLAATIHEKAPEDLLDSYYTERHPIGAQVLDWSRAQVAIMGLSPEARALNAIIRDLISTRDGATYFAGRVWGIFTHYNLGGDHPLTGYSVPHFELENGTAIGELMHDGHGILLDFDRNASLKTLADKYGDQMKYVAARAKEQLGLSAVLIRPDGFIAWACDNNPDYSELQKAAARWFFNSK, encoded by the coding sequence ATGAACGACGCACTTAAAAACAATAAATCCACACAAAATAATACTATTTACGATGTGATCATTTCCGGCGCAGGGCCCGTAGGCCTGTTCCTCGCCTGTGAACTGGCGCTGGCCAAATGTTCAGTCCTGATACTGGAAAAGACGGAGGATCCGCACTCGCCATTAAAGCAAATGCCTTTCGGCATACGGGGACTTTCAGCACCTACTATTGAAGCGCTTTATCGCCGTAATTTGCTAAACGAATTGGAGATACATAAACACCTTAAAAACCCTCACCAAAATGCCAAACAGGGTGCACAGCGCCAGGTAGGGCACTTCGCCGGCATTCCATTCCTTGAGGGTGATATTGATACATCACAGTGGAAGTACCGCCTGCCAGGCTCTACCGAAACCAGTTTAATTTCTGAAATGCAGGAACTTGAAACGGTGCTGGCCCGTCGCGCGGAAACCCTGGGTGTAGAGATCAGGCGCGGGCTTGCCATTACCGGCTTCCATCAAACTGCGGACGGGATAACTGTTCAATCGGGTGACCAATCTTTTCAAGGTGAATGGCTGGTGGGTTGCGATGGCGCCCGTAGTATTGTTCGCAAGGCAGGCGGTTTTGAATTCGCTGGTACGGAGCCGGAATTTACCGGCTACTCTACTAAGGTTGACATCGCCGACCCGGAGAAGCTCAGCCCGGGCCGAGTTGTGACACCAAGTGGGATGTACATGCAATCGCAGCCGGGTTACGTGGTGATACAGGATTTTGATGGCGGGGCATTTCATTGTTCAGAAAAACCAATCACACTTGAACATGTGCAGGAGGTGCTACGCCGCGTATCAAACACCGACGTTACTATCAGCGCCCTGCATATCGCAACTACGTGGACCGACCGGGCACGGCAGGCCACAACTTACCGCAACGGACGGGTACTTTTAGCAGGTGATGCAGCGCACATTCACGCACCGTTAGGCGGCCAGGGGCTTAACCTGGGGCTGGGCGATGCCATGAACCTGGGCTGGAAACTTGCCGCAACCATCCATGAGAAAGCACCGGAAGACTTGCTGGACAGTTATTATACCGAACGACATCCAATTGGTGCACAGGTGTTGGATTGGTCGCGCGCGCAGGTTGCCATTATGGGACTAAGCCCGGAAGCCCGCGCGCTGAACGCGATCATCCGCGACCTTATAAGTACGCGCGATGGTGCCACCTACTTTGCAGGAAGAGTGTGGGGCATTTTCACACACTACAACCTCGGCGGCGACCATCCTCTGACAGGCTATAGTGTTCCTCACTTTGAGTTGGAGAACGGCACGGCAATTGGCGAGTTAATGCACGATGGCCATGGGATACTGCTTGATTTTGACAGGAATGCTTCACTTAAAACTTTGGCTGATAAATATGGCGACCAAATGAAATATGTTGCGGCCCGGGCGAAAGAGCAATTAGGCCTGAGCGCTGTACTGATACGCCCTGATGGGTTTATCGCCTGGGCCTGTGACAACAACCCTGATTACAGCGAACTCCAAAAGGCTGCCGCTCGCTGGTTTTTTAATTCTAAATGA
- a CDS encoding beta-galactosidase, with the protein MKNRSIGILILFLLVNYTAFSQAKHTFEVKDGNFVYDGKPIQIHSGEMHFARVPKPYWRHRLKMMKAMGLNTVATYVFWNNQETAPGVWDFKTDSRDIAEFVRTAQQEGLMVILRPGPYACAEWEFGGYPWWLQKNKDLVIRNNNKAFLDSCRIYINHLAEQVKNLQITHGGPIIMVQAENEFGSYVAQRKDIPLEQHKAYSMAIKQELIDAGFDVPLFTSDGSWLLEGGSIKGTLPTVNGEDNINKIHETVNKYHDNMGPYMVAEFYPGWLDHWGEDFVKVSTKEVVDQTDKYLKAGISFNYYMIHGGTNFGFTSGANYDENHDIQPDITSYDYDAPISEAGWETPKYDSLRKEIQAYTHEKLPPVPAPIKTIEIPAASFDDSADLFSLVSKMTPVENDNPMTFEDLNQGHGYVLYRRKFNQPISGKLVLNGLRDYALIYVNGKKVGELNRNTKTYTMDINIPFNSTLDILVENMGRINYGSQITQNFKGIISPVIIADQEITGNWKMYKLPMSSTPDLEKGKKGAVADHPAIYHAQFNLTEAGDTFVDMSKWGKGIVFVNGHNLGRYWKVGPQQTLYLPGCWLKKGENDITVFEQLNDVVHADVNAVKVPVLDRLNTNQGK; encoded by the coding sequence ATGAAAAACAGATCAATCGGTATCCTTATTCTCTTTCTTTTAGTTAATTATACTGCGTTTTCACAAGCAAAGCACACTTTTGAAGTAAAAGACGGCAATTTTGTTTATGACGGTAAACCAATCCAGATCCACTCCGGCGAAATGCATTTTGCCCGTGTGCCAAAACCATATTGGCGCCATAGGTTAAAAATGATGAAAGCAATGGGGCTTAATACTGTAGCCACCTATGTGTTTTGGAATAACCAGGAAACCGCGCCGGGCGTATGGGATTTTAAAACAGATAGCCGCGATATTGCGGAATTTGTTAGAACAGCGCAGCAGGAAGGCTTGATGGTAATTCTTCGGCCGGGCCCATATGCCTGTGCTGAGTGGGAATTTGGAGGCTATCCGTGGTGGTTGCAAAAAAACAAGGATCTGGTAATCAGAAATAACAATAAAGCATTCCTTGATTCATGCAGGATATATATTAACCATTTAGCAGAGCAAGTTAAAAACCTGCAAATTACCCATGGCGGCCCAATCATTATGGTACAGGCTGAAAACGAGTTTGGCTCATATGTAGCACAAAGAAAAGATATTCCCCTTGAACAGCATAAGGCATACAGCATGGCCATTAAACAGGAGCTGATTGATGCAGGCTTTGATGTGCCATTGTTTACCTCTGATGGTAGCTGGCTTTTGGAAGGTGGCAGCATAAAGGGCACTTTACCAACAGTAAACGGCGAGGATAACATCAACAAAATACATGAAACCGTTAATAAATATCATGATAACATGGGCCCTTATATGGTTGCCGAGTTTTACCCTGGCTGGCTTGATCATTGGGGAGAGGATTTTGTAAAGGTTAGTACCAAGGAAGTTGTTGACCAAACAGATAAGTACCTTAAAGCAGGTATATCATTTAATTATTATATGATACATGGTGGTACAAATTTTGGATTCACCTCTGGGGCCAATTACGATGAAAATCATGATATACAGCCGGATATTACCAGTTATGATTATGATGCCCCTATATCAGAAGCTGGCTGGGAAACGCCTAAATATGACTCGCTGAGGAAGGAGATACAGGCTTATACCCATGAGAAATTACCGCCGGTACCGGCACCAATAAAAACTATTGAGATACCTGCTGCATCGTTCGATGACTCTGCTGATCTTTTTAGCCTGGTAAGCAAAATGACACCTGTAGAGAATGATAACCCAATGACCTTTGAAGACCTGAACCAGGGCCATGGTTATGTATTATACCGCCGCAAGTTTAATCAGCCCATTAGCGGCAAACTGGTATTAAATGGTTTAAGGGATTATGCGCTTATATATGTAAACGGTAAAAAAGTTGGCGAGCTTAACCGCAATACCAAAACTTATACCATGGATATTAATATACCTTTTAATAGTACGCTTGACATATTGGTTGAAAACATGGGCCGGATAAATTATGGTTCACAGATCACTCAGAATTTTAAGGGGATTATTAGCCCGGTTATAATAGCCGATCAGGAGATTACCGGTAACTGGAAAATGTACAAACTGCCAATGTCATCAACTCCGGATCTTGAAAAAGGTAAAAAAGGAGCAGTTGCAGATCATCCGGCTATTTACCATGCGCAGTTTAATTTAACTGAAGCAGGGGATACTTTTGTAGATATGAGCAAATGGGGTAAGGGTATTGTATTTGTGAACGGACATAACCTGGGCAGATACTGGAAAGTTGGCCCGCAGCAAACGTTGTACCTGCCGGGTTGCTGGTTGAAAAAAGGAGAGAACGATATAACCGTATTTGAGCAATTAAATGATGTTGTTCATGCTGATGTTAACGCTGTAAAAGTACCGGTGCTTGACCGGCTTAATACAAACCAGGGTAAATAA